The segment CAACAGTGACTAACAATCAATTACGTATTAGGGTTAAGGTATAGAGCATATTCCTTTAGAgggtttaggtttagggttaAGTTCAGGGAATTCAAGCCCCGAACGTAGCCTATAATGTGGAAAATTCCGCACACCTTTTATACTGTCGAAACCACGCGCACTTAATGCTATAACCACATTTCTATGAAACATTAACAGGGACCGTGCATTTAAATTAGATACAAATGTGTAAATTACAGATGTTACAATGTTTCCGTCACATGGTTGAGTATTTACCATACGTAAATTATCATCCGTTTTTTTTCCGACAGTCTTATAGCCTACATACCCTTCTCCGTACAGTTTCACTCAAATGCATCCACAACGAAGGCAGTGATTTTCAACCGTCTCTCCGTTACAATAGCACCGTGGTCAATAACGTGATTTGTACGGATTTCTACGATTTGAGGTCGTTGTTTTCACAGTCTGCCTTCAGTACAAATGTATGTCTCGTTGCTTCCTGTTTAAGGTACAGTCAGTGATGTTCGGGGTGGGGCGGAATGTAGCTACTCCGCGAAGAAAAGTCTGCTGAGCACGCCAGTGCACGCAGCCTCTCGTTATCGTAACATAATCTGTCACGAGATTACTCTGAATAAATAGGCTTTTGAAAGTTACAATGGTCCTGTAGTAATTTGTGTATTAttgtattactattattatgttttacagtAAAAGTGAGTGTCTATAGTAAATTAGTCACCTAGCCCTATCTGCATGCTGGCATTCATAATATTGTAATTTGGTGTAGAGAATTATTTTGTGCCTTTCAATCTTGATTTCATTTTCAACAGTGTTAGTTgcacaatgtagcctacatgttatGGATTCACAACCGGTCACAACACAACCAATGTCAATTTAACACCAGAGAcagaaggttgtgtgtgtctcagacatATACTGTACACCTGTAAGTGTctgcatttgtgtatgtgtatgtattcaACCTCGCGCAACATCTCCTCTGTGGttatcatatatttattgattgaCTATTTCACCCTGGACCAGAATGCTGCTGCTTCCCCCGTTGACCACTGTGGTCCACTGTTTACCAATCTCTGCTATCTTGTTCTGCTTGTTTACACTGGTTAACTGTCTGCTCCTGGCCACCCAAAGTGTACGAGGGCCCCTTAGCACTGGTATTACTTCTGGCGGATTTATATAGCGCATCTGGACTGACGtcttttaattcatttttaggATGTGCAGCCAAGTCAATTAAATTGTTAACTTGGGACTGTTCTTATCAGGAATTCAATTTGTTCAAGGACTGTTGAACAACAGACGGGTAAATGAGACAAGCATCCTTGAAAGTATTTCTTTCATCGTTCCCCATTATTGTTCTATTTTTTTCATTGTCGTTCTTTTATTTTAGTTGCTATGTTGCCCTGAGGAAAGATAAGATGTAAATGCCAAGTACCATTAGCTACATCTAAATCTAGTTATTATACTGCACTTAAGGGATAAAAGTGTTGTGAATGTGTTTACAATTTTTTCCCTCAATACAACCTCAAAGGCGTTAATGCATGGATTTGACTCAAGCCAGTATTGAATTTGATCAGTCTTTGGGCATCACATTGGAGTAGAGCCAAACAGACCTTCTTCCAAAAGACTGGCCACTGAGCAGAGGCTGTTCTATACACATCTTACTGGGGGGCCAAGgtggggccagtgtttaatcagaggggcacataaaaaaacagTGTTTGGATGTTACTCTAATTACTCTGTGAACACTGAATCACCTTAGTTCCACAATTGGTGCTAGCGCATAAcattgtaataataataacttgatcaatttatttcattttcattttgatGTTCAGTcagctcctccgcgtcgagaggagccagctgagatggctcgggcatctgataaggatgcctcctggacgccacCCCgatgaggtgttctgggcacgtcccactgggaagaggccccggggaagacccaggacacgctggagggactatgtctctcggctggcctgggaacgcctcggggtcccccaggaagagctggtggaagtggccggggagagggaagcctgggcctccctgcttaggtcgctgcccccgcgacccgacccccggacaaacggtagatgacggacggacggatattcagtcagctcagggggggccacagagggggccagggacatttttataGGGCCTCTAGGCCCTGTAGGCCCCTGTGTAGAACCACCACTGCCACTGAGTCACAGCATCATAAAGTGAGCAGCGTTAAGTTAAACTCACCAACCCTCAACTCCAAGGCCCCTTCAACTGTGTTTGAAacgaaacacatttacatttcaattaTAGTTTGTGATTTTGCCTTGCCTAAAGCTAAATTGGTATTTACAACTATGACTACATTGAGTTATATTTAGGCCTAGGCTACTCAGTCAATGCAACAGATACAATCTTGATGATTGTGTTTGGAAGTGTTCCAACTTGTTTTCAAGTAAACAATAATGGAATTATCTTACATTTATTCCCACAATATATCTTTTGTAATACTGTACATGTTTAACAACGTAAATGTTTACCAGTGTCAATCAATAAATTGGTACATCATAACACATGTCTCtgtttaacccttgtgttgtcTTAGATGTCAAAAATGACCCGTCACTATGTTTATCAGCAGAGAAAACCCCATAAATGTTATTTTGTTTACCTGAAAATTAGAGACCATTCCTAGAATGACCCCAACATTAGAAAAAGTCAAACATTGTCTTTGTTCACATTTCCATGAACCCTGTACACCACTAGATTACAAAGATTGTCTTAGGGGTCTTATTTTTGACCCGGCAGTTATAAAACCATTATACACACCACAAAAACAactaagaaacacacacacacacacatacacacacacatacacacacacatacacactcacacatacacacacacatacacacacacatacacacacacacatactcacacacatacactcacacatacactcacacacatacacacacacatacactcacacatacactcacacacatacacacacacatacacacacacacatacactcacacatacactcacacatacactcacacacatacacacacacacatacactcacacatacacacacacatacacacacacacatacacacacacatacactcacacatacactcacacacatacacacacacacacatacaataagaTAATTATATCATTTGTGCTACTGATTGAACTCAGACAAAGCTAAAACGTCCGTGTGCAGGTGTAGCATCTCCCCTCCACGATCCCATACATAACTCAAGTTCACAgactaaataaaaacaatttcagACTAAATAAAAATGTCTTCAAAGCATTGTTTACTAATGGGGAATGCAGTCAGAGGCTACAAAGGTCCTGCAAATGACAGCACCCCCAGTATTTTTTGCTGAAGCCATGACTGCATATTTCAGTGCCGAACAAGGTTAGGGTCTCCGCTCTCAGATCTACAGGTTGCAGATCTGATATTTTCAGATGTCCAGAAGGAACAAGAGAACAATGATTTAGAAGAGGAGGTATCTGAAAAAGAAGATGGGGAATAATACCACCCAGAGCATGATGCAATAATACACCTCTACTTTAGTAAAGAAAACAGTTATGGTTTTATAGGTCTGTTGTAATAAACAGACCTACAAACTGTTGTAATAGTTATTATAGGTCTGTTGTAATAAAAACGAATGGTTGTCCACTGATTAAATCCAGTCTTTCTGCAATGTGATGAAGTAAAACCCACATATTCACAAATGTTGTGATAAAGTACTGGTTGTTTCTTCATGCAAAATAGATTAGGATTTAAAAATTCAATTAAGCTGCTTTATTTTAGGGGTTTGGTAGGTCATTTTTTACCCCAAGGGGAGTGTACagaatgtttacatttacatgtatttatttacatttacatttattcatttagcagacgcttttatccaaagcgacttccaagagagagctttacaaagtgcataggtcactgataataatcaGAATGTTAAGACAACACGAAGGTTAAGTGAAATCTGTTTTCAGCATGCAGTTTGGACAAGGgctggttgtcatggagatgtgTTGGCCACCAAACCATAATTATAGCCTACTTTCAGAAATATCTAACGGTTCATCTGAAAGCACATATTGTTCTGATGATCCACAAACTAGATCCCTGCATACCTCACGCAAGAAATATAAATCTTATTTCTCCGCTGACCTCTATGTTTCTTGTAAAGTAGGATTACATTTGCATTACAGTTACGTCCTTCTAGTCTGTGTTACCTCCTGACTTGTTAGAAGGCTTTGGCAGCAATTAACGTTTTCTCATTACCCATAACGACATCGAAATACAATTACTCTGATTGGATATTTAAATTCATATCAAGGTGTTTTCCACTTAGACAGCCGGAAGTTGAGCGATTATTTTTGAGTTGTGCCTACTTGTGCCCTCAGTGTGTTTTTCCATCCTATTTCTATGGATCAGATGCAGGTCGCCGAACAGAGCCAGTGTCCCCGCTCAGACAGAGATGGATAACATGGTTATCCAGCAGCTCTGATGTCTGCTCGCTGCTAATCAACTAGAGTGGGGTTAGGCTCGGGGCCCGGGGGACATCGTCACAGCAGGAGCCTTCTCCAAGTAGCACAACAACCACCCTGGGGAGTTCAAAAAGAATCCGTTTCATTGGTGTGTCTATGTCTTCGGAAATTCAGAAAGTTGGGACGATTGGTATGGGACGTGTATACACCACGGTGGTTTTAACTTTAGAGTAGGCTAATTACTCAGTGGAATATCTGATCGACAATTTGGCTGTCTGACTGTTAACCACACACAGGTAGATCGGCCCTATGACaagattggagggagagagagagagagagagagagagagagagagagagagagagagagagagagagagagagagagagagagagacagagagagacagagagagagagaaagagagagaggagtcgaAAAACACAGAGGTGGAATTGACAACAGGGAAACCAAAGACTCAGACAATAATTACTTATTCATTAGCATATAATCAATGTCAGCTTTATTTGCATTTAGCTCTAAAAAGACGACACTAATAACTCCCTCCGAATCTCGTCAATATTGAACAGCCCCATCTAGTGGTAGGGGATCGTTCTGAGATTTGCGGGCCGATTGTAAACAGCAGCAAATGGCCTGTGAGGCAGTTCTCCCCCTGTGTTCAGATTGAATAATGATTCTCTGTGGCTGAATGCGTGAGAATGAATGATTCATCACCCTGTCCCTAAGTAACAGGACATACCATTGGGAACAAACGTAACAAACGTACACATTAGTGATTGAAATTTCTATCTATGATAGAATACATGATTTTGTTTCTTGAcacttttatttgtttgttaatCTCTGAGCATATTGTGCCTTGTTTTCCCTTATCATCCCTTATTTCTCTATAGTGTTCCTCCATACCAAACCAAATTACATTCAACCAATACAGTGACATTtggaaaaacaaacagacatttTGATTAATGACACCCAATCAGATTATGCTTATATTGATGTCCACTTCAGTGTTTGTTCATTCCATGGCGTGCCTTCgtgtgcatgctgtgtgtgctgctaTGTGACAATGATGTGTATTGTGTGTCTTGCCCATATGTATTGATTTACCTCCTGTCTGTGTGCACATTTCTTGGAGCGATGTGTGTGATGTCTACGTGCGATATTTATTGATATGAgtaatgcctgtgtgtgtgtggatgtgagagaAAGCTTGTCGTCGTGCAAAGTTGGTTGCACTACAGAGTGCGTCTGCATGtctatctgcatgtgtgtgttctgcgaCTGTTTTGAAGCGCACTATTTTCTACCCTATCACTGTCATTGACACATTGACATGGAATGCGATTATGCTGGCTGTGTTCAACATGATCCGTCTGCTGACCCTGCCGTgagtccctccaccctgacccccttACTCTCCTCGTAATTGCGTCCCAGTTGCCATGGTGCCTGGGATGTTGGTCTGTGAACCCACTGCTGTTTCATTTTCCAATGCAGCTGAGCCCAGCCTGAACATAACGGCAAAATATGTCTGAGGTGATGCCTGTCAATATATTTGATGGACAAACAAGTGCTTTTGACAGACATGATTTGAAGCACAAAAAAACAGACTTGTGCCATGTCTGATCCCTAAATCCCAATCATCTAGACCATTGTGATGAAGAGGTAAACACTGTGATTGTCGGTCACTCCTTGTTTCAAATGTCAAAATATCATACTAGAGATGCAATATTGCTTTTGCGGAATGTGCTCAAACATGCAATATTTCTTTAGAATTATATGAGGAGTTATGTATTTTATGGTAATCAAAATAGGGACATTAAGTACATGTCACAATGTcgcagtgtgtgtgcctgaactGTGGGTTTTAGTTTATCTGTGATGGTCAACTCCTATTCGTGTCTTCATTTAATGCAAATAAATATTCATCTAATGTGGTTGTCAGGCCGCAACATTTCAGAAAACAGAGGACCAAAACGATTCGGACGAGCTGACACAAATTGAAAATCAAGATGACTAAACTGCAGATCTGGAGTTTTTGTTCCTGATCAAGAACAACAGCACAAGACATGCACTCATCCACAGGAGCGGCAATTAAGACCTGATTAACTCAGTTAACCGTTACTCTTCAACAACGGCAGAGGGTATAGGCAATACACAATGCCACATGGCTCCACTGATTAAGAGTTTGTTCAATCCAGGTTATTAGCAATACAGCCATAGGCTACAGAAtgttttatacatttaatttgaaCCACATCTTCCAACCATATAGGATATAGCATATAGTAGCCACATCCTATACCTACTGTCCTAGCGGAGAACTGAAACCTGCTTGATACAAAAGTTCCAACATTGGTTTCAAGCTATTCTTTTACGATCACTGGGGAAAAATCGATGAAAAAAGTTATATGGGTGGTACTATTCCGCTGACGTACAACTTTAGCCCAACCCCTTATATTTTTTGGAGGTAATCGGAGCGAGGGCGGTATTTGCGcttagagaaagacagagcacCAGTGAAGACGCATCAAGTGCGCATTGGAGAGCTGAGGTGTCCAGAACGCACGCAGGATGAACAGATGACTTGCTGCACACTGTGAAAAAAACTATATATTTCTTAATTGTAGAGTATTTGTTATTACAGGTAGATTGCCTTATAATTGTCCTGGAAGCCTTACCAGTATCACATTTTACCCTGCTAATCAGTCATATTTGATTGTGTTGGGAAGCATTAGTCGTTGAAGCCTAAGTGCCATGCCTGTATGCGTCCTGGACTTTTTATTTAGTTTATCTGGCAAAAAGTGTCTCGACAGTAGACAGCGCGATGAACTTTAGTTGCAACTCTAGTGACGACCGGTGGATTCCATGGAACGGAACGGACTACGACGATGCCACCAACAAACTACTTGGGATCGGCACAGATAACTTCATCACACTCCTAGTGTTCGGACTTATCTTTACTCTGGGTGTGCTGGGAAACTCTATGGTGATCACGGTGCTGGCCCGGAGCAAGCCTGGTAAACCGCGGAGCACCACAAACATTTTCATCCTCAATCTCAGCATCGCTGACTTGTCCTACCTGCTTTTCTGTATCCCTTTCCAGTCAACCATTTATATGATGCCAACTTGGGTGCTGGGCGCGTTCATTTGCAAGTTCATCCATTATTTCTTTACCGTGTCTATGTTAGTGAGTATTTTTACTCTTTCCGCGATGTCTGTGGACCGTTACATTGCCATTGTCCACTCGAGAAAGTCGTCGTCGATCCGAGTAGCAAAGCACGCTTTTATCGGAGTGGTGATCATCTGGATATTTTCCCTGGCAATGGCTGCGCCAGTCATGTACTATCAGAACATATTTAAAAGAGGCGAGAATCACACATATTGTTGGGAAGTGTGGCCGGATCAAATTCAGAAAAAAGTCTATGTTGTTTGCACATTTGTTTTTGGCTATGTATTACCCCTTCTACTCATTTCGTTCTGTTACGCAAAGGTAAGTTAACTGAATTATCTAGTCCCACTTTTCCCTGAAATCGGTAcagaaaatataattttataaAATATAAGAGAAAATTGTGCGAAATATGTTTGCAGTATTACTGACTTATTGACCATGGCATGCTGTGGTCATATCAGTAGTTTTTGCTTTTGTAATCTTtatatttcctttttttaatgGTTTGCTTTTTATGTTAACAGGTTTTAAATCACTTGCACAAAAAACTTAGAAACATGTCAAAAAAATCTGAAGCATCAAAGAAGAAGGTAAGCGTGAATGTCCTCCCATTTTCACAATTCAGATGATGTTCACACATCAAATTTGAAAGTATAACACTTGTTCATTTGACTGGTGAGTGTATAGGTCCACTCTCATCATCGTGAACACTGCCTG is part of the Hypomesus transpacificus isolate Combined female unplaced genomic scaffold, fHypTra1 scaffold_149, whole genome shotgun sequence genome and harbors:
- the galr1a gene encoding galanin receptor type 1 — its product is MNFSCNSSDDRWIPWNGTDYDDATNKLLGIGTDNFITLLVFGLIFTLGVLGNSMVITVLARSKPGKPRSTTNIFILNLSIADLSYLLFCIPFQSTIYMMPTWVLGAFICKFIHYFFTVSMLVSIFTLSAMSVDRYIAIVHSRKSSSIRVAKHAFIGVVIIWIFSLAMAAPVMYYQNIFKRGENHTYCWEVWPDQIQKKVYVVCTFVFGYVLPLLLISFCYAKVLNHLHKKLRNMSKKSEASKKKTAQTVLVVVVVFCLSWLPHHVVHLWVEFGSFPLNQASFVLRVAAHCLAYSNSSVNPVIYAFLSENFRKAYKQVFRCQITGDSPLDNIKEARSKADTPPSTNCTNV